The proteins below come from a single Dehalococcoidia bacterium genomic window:
- a CDS encoding cation-transporting P-type ATPase, producing MIEKPDLSWHNLDDNDVIEKAGVSLRDGLTSAEAAQRRERLGPNAITQKKGASLFVLFLNQFRQPLIYILIVAGIVTAALQEFVDSGVIFGVVIVNAVIGFMQESKALKAIGALAKAMTSEATVIRDGRKQRIPAIDLTIGDVVSLQSGDKVPADLRLLQVRELQIDESALTGESVPVVKQPGVIEADTVLADRTNMAYSSMLVTYGTGMGVVTAIGNETEIGRINQMIASADVLATPLTKQIARFSKLLLYVILGLAAVTFAAGTFRGDPAIQMFMAAVALAVGAIPEGLPAALTITLAIGVSKMAKRNAIIRKLPAVETLGSVSVICSDKTGTLTQNQMTVQEVHADGKLFDVTGVGYAPQGEFKRDGATIDPQSNVALRECLAAGLLCNEANLISADGAWRIEGDPTEGALITAAQKAGLTRDALLQRLPRIDAIPFESQHMYMATLHHEIEKDKNVIYMKGSVESVLSRCSDTMFATGEAGPLNPEEHHHLADAMARKGLRILAFARRVVESGKKTISHEDVSGGMIFLGLQAMIDPPRPEAVAAVKACHNAGIKVKMITGDHGITALAIARKIGIAQGTGGDEGSLVLSGKAIAALSDDALVAHAQNTSVFARVAPEDKLRLVKALQANGDSVAMTGDGVNDAPSLRQANIGIAMGITGTDVAKETADMVLTDDNFATIEAAVEEGRGVFDNLTKFITWTLPTNFGEGLVIMAAVVTGTALPILPVQILWINMTTAVLLGLMLAFEPKEPGIMNRPPREPKRPILTGFLLTRIGIVGAMLCAAAFVLFHLSIDAGETESTARTIAVNTFVMGELFYLFNCRSLNHSMFKIGLFSNPFVLVGVVLMVLMQLGYTYLPFMNTAFHSEPMSLLEWGYCVGVGVVIYILVELEKIVKKRFLRNVAFFRD from the coding sequence ATGATAGAAAAACCCGATTTGTCCTGGCACAATCTGGACGATAATGACGTCATCGAAAAGGCGGGCGTGTCCCTGCGCGATGGACTGACCTCCGCCGAGGCCGCGCAACGCCGCGAGCGCTTAGGGCCGAACGCGATCACGCAGAAGAAGGGCGCCTCTCTGTTCGTTCTGTTCCTTAACCAGTTCCGCCAGCCGCTGATCTACATACTTATCGTTGCGGGCATCGTTACGGCCGCTCTCCAGGAATTTGTCGATTCAGGCGTCATCTTCGGCGTGGTGATAGTCAACGCGGTGATCGGCTTCATGCAGGAATCCAAGGCGTTGAAGGCCATAGGGGCGCTGGCCAAAGCCATGACCAGCGAGGCCACGGTCATACGCGATGGCAGGAAACAGCGCATACCGGCAATCGATCTGACCATAGGTGATGTCGTGTCGCTGCAATCGGGGGACAAGGTCCCGGCCGACCTCAGGCTGCTACAGGTGCGCGAACTGCAAATAGACGAGTCGGCGCTTACCGGAGAGTCGGTGCCCGTCGTTAAGCAACCGGGGGTTATTGAAGCCGACACCGTCCTTGCCGACCGCACTAATATGGCTTATTCCTCCATGCTGGTAACCTACGGCACGGGCATGGGTGTTGTGACGGCCATCGGCAACGAAACGGAGATCGGGCGCATAAATCAGATGATCGCCTCTGCCGACGTGCTGGCCACGCCGTTAACAAAGCAAATCGCCCGCTTCAGCAAACTGCTTCTCTATGTAATCCTCGGACTGGCAGCGGTCACGTTTGCAGCCGGGACGTTTCGCGGGGATCCCGCGATACAGATGTTCATGGCAGCCGTAGCGCTGGCGGTGGGAGCCATACCGGAAGGTTTGCCGGCGGCTCTGACGATAACTCTTGCCATCGGCGTATCCAAGATGGCCAAGCGGAACGCGATTATCCGCAAGCTGCCTGCCGTGGAGACTCTGGGCAGCGTATCCGTGATCTGTTCCGATAAGACGGGGACGCTCACGCAGAATCAGATGACCGTTCAGGAGGTACATGCCGACGGGAAGTTGTTCGACGTCACGGGCGTCGGCTACGCTCCGCAGGGAGAATTCAAACGGGACGGTGCTACGATCGACCCGCAGTCGAACGTAGCGTTGCGGGAGTGCCTGGCGGCCGGTCTGCTGTGTAACGAAGCAAACCTGATATCGGCTGATGGCGCATGGCGCATAGAGGGCGATCCCACCGAGGGCGCTCTTATAACAGCGGCGCAAAAGGCTGGCCTCACGCGCGACGCGCTTCTGCAGAGGCTGCCGCGCATCGATGCTATACCTTTTGAATCACAGCACATGTATATGGCCACGCTGCACCACGAGATTGAGAAAGATAAAAATGTTATTTACATGAAAGGGTCTGTCGAGAGCGTTCTGTCCCGGTGCTCCGATACCATGTTCGCAACAGGAGAGGCGGGCCCTCTCAATCCCGAGGAACACCATCATCTGGCGGACGCCATGGCGCGGAAGGGGTTGAGAATTCTGGCCTTTGCGAGACGCGTCGTCGAATCCGGCAAGAAAACGATATCACATGAGGACGTGTCCGGCGGCATGATATTCCTCGGCCTTCAGGCCATGATCGATCCGCCGCGTCCGGAAGCCGTAGCGGCGGTAAAGGCATGCCACAATGCCGGCATAAAGGTCAAGATGATCACCGGCGACCACGGGATCACCGCTCTTGCCATCGCTCGCAAGATCGGCATCGCGCAGGGAACGGGAGGGGATGAGGGGTCGCTGGTTTTGAGCGGGAAGGCAATCGCCGCACTATCAGACGATGCCCTGGTCGCGCATGCTCAGAACACGTCGGTGTTCGCCCGGGTCGCGCCCGAGGATAAGCTTCGCCTTGTGAAGGCGCTTCAGGCCAACGGCGACAGCGTCGCCATGACCGGAGACGGAGTGAATGACGCTCCCTCGCTGCGGCAGGCCAATATTGGCATTGCTATGGGCATCACCGGCACCGATGTGGCCAAGGAGACCGCGGACATGGTGCTTACGGACGATAATTTCGCCACTATCGAAGCCGCGGTTGAAGAGGGACGTGGGGTATTTGATAACCTGACGAAATTCATTACATGGACGTTGCCGACCAATTTCGGGGAAGGCCTGGTTATCATGGCCGCAGTTGTTACCGGCACCGCTCTTCCCATTTTGCCCGTGCAGATATTGTGGATAAACATGACCACGGCTGTCTTGCTCGGGCTCATGCTCGCTTTTGAGCCCAAGGAGCCTGGCATCATGAACCGACCTCCGCGCGAGCCGAAAAGGCCTATACTCACCGGGTTCCTGCTGACAAGGATCGGTATCGTGGGCGCCATGCTTTGCGCCGCCGCGTTCGTTCTCTTTCACCTGTCTATTGACGCCGGCGAGACCGAGTCCACTGCACGCACTATAGCGGTAAACACATTTGTCATGGGTGAACTCTTCTATCTCTTTAACTGCCGCTCACTGAATCATTCCATGTTCAAGATAGGACTGTTCAGCAATCCTTTTGTACTTGTCGGCGTTGTTCTCATGGTTCTGATGCAGTTGGGTTATACATATTTACCGTTCATGAACACGGCTTTCCATAGCGAGCCGATGTCGCTTCTGGAGTGGGGTTACTGTGTCGGGGTCGGTGTCGTTATTTACATCCTGGTCGAACTGGAGAAAATTGTAAAGAAAAGGTTCCTCCGAAACGTAGCCTTTTTCAGGGACTGA
- the hisB gene encoding imidazoleglycerol-phosphate dehydratase HisB, with translation MAGKRSATITRETGETKIKVTLSLDGTGKSQIKTGSKMFDHMLTHVAQHGLFDINLTAKGWDEHHLAEDVAIALGQALNKALGDKKGIVRMSHAIVPMDEALATAVIDLSGRGYAVLDLQFKNKKIGDMESDMIRHFLETFAVEGKMNLHAQVLYGTNEHHKVEALFKALGRALGSATRIDPRIAGRVPSTKGKIEG, from the coding sequence ATGGCAGGCAAGAGATCGGCGACAATAACCCGCGAGACGGGGGAGACCAAGATAAAGGTGACGCTTTCCCTGGACGGCACGGGCAAGTCCCAGATAAAGACGGGCTCAAAGATGTTCGACCACATGCTGACCCACGTGGCCCAGCACGGTCTATTTGACATAAATCTTACAGCAAAGGGCTGGGACGAGCACCACCTTGCCGAGGATGTCGCCATCGCGCTGGGCCAGGCGCTGAACAAGGCGCTGGGCGATAAGAAGGGCATCGTGCGCATGAGCCATGCCATTGTTCCAATGGATGAGGCTCTGGCCACCGCCGTCATCGACCTTTCCGGCAGGGGATACGCTGTCCTCGACTTGCAATTCAAGAACAAAAAGATCGGCGACATGGAGTCCGATATGATACGCCACTTCCTGGAGACGTTCGCCGTCGAGGGCAAGATGAACCTGCACGCGCAGGTGCTATACGGGACCAATGAGCACCACAAGGTGGAGGCGCTGTTCAAGGCGCTGGGCCGCGCGCTGGGCTCCGCCACGCGCATCGACCCGCGTATCGCGGGCAGGGTGCCGAGCACCAAGGGGAAGATTGAGGGGTAG
- the hisC gene encoding histidinol-phosphate transaminase, with protein MKPVDITKLMRKDVLKMRPYTPIVPPEVLAERAGLTMDEVIKLDGNENPYGCSPRVGRALAKYPYFSIYPDPEQREVRAALSKYTGVDASCILAGAGSDELIDLILRLFLEPGDGVVNCPPTFGMYPFCTDVCGGRTVELARDKKFDIDVAAIKKALDSKAKVVFIASPNNPTANLTPEADIVELVKTGRIVVVDEAYYEFSGVTVAPLVAKYSNLIVLRTLSKWAGLAGMRIGYGIFAPAIVEQLIKIKQPYNITAASQVALLASMADIKYLKGTVKKIVEERERLYDQLSKLSFLQPYPSNSNFILCAVTDGNARKMHEALRKKGIFLRYFDTPLLRNCIRVSVGKPEQNDAVIDALKKAHKAR; from the coding sequence ATGAAGCCTGTCGATATAACAAAACTGATGAGGAAAGACGTCCTCAAGATGAGGCCGTACACGCCCATCGTGCCGCCCGAGGTGCTGGCCGAGCGGGCGGGCCTCACCATGGACGAGGTCATTAAACTCGACGGCAACGAGAACCCGTACGGCTGCTCGCCCCGCGTGGGCAGGGCGCTGGCCAAATATCCCTATTTCAGCATCTATCCCGATCCGGAGCAGCGCGAGGTGCGCGCGGCGCTGTCGAAGTACACCGGAGTAGATGCGTCGTGCATCCTGGCCGGAGCCGGCAGCGATGAGCTTATCGATCTCATTCTCAGGCTGTTCCTCGAGCCGGGCGACGGCGTGGTGAACTGCCCGCCGACCTTCGGCATGTACCCGTTCTGCACCGACGTCTGCGGCGGGCGCACCGTGGAGCTGGCGCGCGATAAGAAATTCGATATCGATGTCGCAGCGATTAAGAAGGCTCTCGACAGCAAAGCTAAGGTTGTCTTTATCGCCTCGCCCAACAACCCGACGGCCAACCTCACGCCCGAGGCCGATATCGTCGAACTGGTGAAGACGGGCAGGATTGTCGTCGTCGATGAAGCGTACTATGAGTTCAGCGGCGTCACCGTCGCTCCGCTCGTCGCTAAATACAGCAACCTCATCGTGCTGCGCACCCTGAGCAAGTGGGCCGGACTGGCCGGTATGCGCATCGGCTACGGCATCTTCGCGCCCGCCATCGTGGAACAGCTTATCAAGATAAAGCAGCCATACAACATCACCGCCGCGTCTCAGGTGGCGCTGCTGGCATCAATGGCCGATATTAAATATCTCAAGGGCACCGTGAAGAAGATAGTCGAAGAGCGCGAGCGGCTTTACGACCAATTATCGAAACTGAGTTTCCTGCAGCCCTATCCGTCGAACTCCAATTTCATCTTGTGCGCCGTGACCGACGGCAACGCCCGCAAGATGCACGAGGCGCTGCGCAAGAAGGGCATCTTCCTGCGCTATTTCGATACGCCGCTGCTCAGGAACTGCATCCGCGTCAGCGTGGGCAAGCCGGAGCAGAACGACGCGGTTATCGATGCATTGAAGAAGGCGCATAAAGCGAGATAA
- the hisD gene encoding histidinol dehydrogenase: MKIIKGFDAAAVALRRPPLASAEAAHKDAVEKILDDVRKRGDAALKEMAKKFDGVSLKSLAVSDDEIAAAYKNIDQDLIDALNTAADRIRVFHQTQLRYAVKEFMEEGVGQIVNPIERVGVYAPGGTASYPSTVLMTVIPARVAGVQQITLVTPPGKGGKVPPATLVAADIAGADSIFKVGGAGAIAALAYGTKSIQKVDKICGPGNIFVTIAKRLVYGEVDIDGLAGPTETIVIADESASPVHCALDLLAQAEHDVLSSAIMITTSPKLASAVDKEVERQLKKLERADIASRSLRERGCIVIVDDMEQAIELANMYAPEHLSLLMRDAATYAEGIRNAGGIFIGDSSPEVLGDYVAGPSHVMPTGGSARFNSPLNVNDFLKTTSVVALVDDDLDTLGPAASRIARSEGLTAHARAAEIRYEKGRER, from the coding sequence ATGAAGATAATAAAGGGTTTCGATGCTGCTGCGGTCGCGCTGAGGAGGCCGCCCCTGGCCTCCGCCGAGGCGGCGCACAAGGATGCCGTTGAGAAGATACTGGACGACGTGCGCAAGCGCGGGGATGCTGCGCTCAAAGAGATGGCAAAAAAGTTCGACGGAGTGTCCCTGAAAAGCCTGGCTGTAAGTGACGATGAGATCGCCGCGGCCTATAAAAATATCGATCAAGACCTCATCGATGCCCTGAACACGGCGGCCGACCGTATTCGCGTCTTTCACCAGACGCAGCTCCGCTACGCCGTCAAGGAGTTCATGGAGGAGGGCGTCGGCCAGATTGTGAACCCCATCGAGAGGGTGGGGGTCTACGCCCCCGGCGGCACGGCCAGCTACCCCTCCACCGTTCTGATGACCGTTATCCCGGCGCGCGTTGCCGGGGTGCAGCAGATAACCTTGGTAACGCCTCCGGGCAAGGGCGGCAAGGTTCCGCCGGCGACCCTGGTGGCGGCCGATATAGCCGGGGCCGACAGCATCTTCAAGGTAGGCGGCGCGGGAGCTATAGCGGCCCTGGCCTATGGAACGAAGTCGATACAAAAGGTGGATAAGATATGCGGGCCGGGCAACATCTTCGTAACCATCGCCAAGAGGCTGGTGTACGGCGAGGTTGACATAGACGGGCTGGCCGGGCCCACGGAGACCATCGTTATCGCCGACGAATCGGCTTCGCCGGTGCACTGCGCGCTCGATCTGCTGGCGCAGGCGGAGCATGATGTTCTATCGTCCGCCATCATGATAACAACGTCGCCCAAGCTGGCATCGGCGGTCGATAAAGAGGTCGAGCGACAGCTGAAAAAGCTGGAGAGGGCGGATATCGCCAGCCGTTCGCTCAGGGAGAGGGGCTGTATAGTTATAGTCGATGACATGGAGCAGGCTATCGAACTGGCCAACATGTACGCGCCGGAGCACCTGTCGCTGCTGATGCGGGACGCCGCGACCTACGCCGAGGGCATACGCAACGCCGGCGGCATCTTCATCGGGGACAGCTCGCCCGAGGTGCTGGGCGACTACGTTGCCGGCCCGAGCCATGTCATGCCCACGGGCGGCAGCGCCAGGTTCAACTCGCCGCTGAACGTGAACGATTTTCTTAAGACAACCAGCGTGGTAGCGCTGGTTGACGACGACCTGGATACGCTGGGCCCCGCGGCGTCTAGGATCGCGCGGTCGGAGGGGCTCACGGCGCACGCGCGGGCGGCGGAGATAAGGTATGAGAAGGGCAGGGAGAGATGA
- a CDS encoding zinc dependent phospholipase C family protein has translation MPLIYYHLSIASEAAETLGSPILLDNIESYLGGAISPDAHFVGNVSRVQTHFFDLMEDNEQSGPNLMFQKHPSFQDGSELAEGTRAFIAGYVCHLIVDDAWTTDIYRPFFGKNSSLHGDTPANMLDRLLQYEADRRERLDKPRLTAIRERIKNWKADMDIGIVDNTALCNWRDFVWATTVRDVNSADLRMFVQAFLVSRERVSVEQAEAFLKDMPGKIEWVVQYVGEERLKAFRDKCINRSVEIVREYLR, from the coding sequence ATGCCGTTAATCTATTATCATCTGAGCATTGCCAGCGAAGCAGCGGAAACGCTGGGGAGCCCGATACTGCTCGACAATATTGAGAGCTATCTGGGCGGGGCCATCTCGCCCGACGCTCATTTCGTGGGCAACGTATCGAGGGTGCAGACCCACTTCTTCGATCTGATGGAAGATAATGAGCAGAGCGGGCCGAACCTGATGTTCCAGAAGCACCCGAGTTTTCAGGACGGCAGCGAGCTCGCGGAAGGAACCAGGGCCTTCATCGCCGGATATGTGTGCCATCTCATTGTCGATGACGCGTGGACGACGGATATCTATCGTCCCTTCTTCGGCAAGAACTCGTCGCTGCACGGGGACACACCGGCCAATATGCTGGATCGTCTGCTGCAATACGAGGCGGACCGCCGGGAGCGTCTGGACAAGCCCAGGCTGACTGCGATCAGGGAGAGGATCAAAAACTGGAAAGCCGATATGGATATCGGGATCGTGGACAACACAGCCCTGTGCAACTGGCGCGATTTCGTGTGGGCCACAACGGTGCGGGATGTGAATTCCGCTGATCTGCGGATGTTCGTCCAGGCCTTTCTCGTTTCCAGGGAGAGGGTCAGCGTGGAGCAGGCGGAGGCTTTTCTCAAGGACATGCCCGGTAAGATAGAGTGGGTGGTACAATATGTCGGTGAGGAGAGGCTCAAGGCCTTTCGCGATAAGTGCATCAACCGGTCGGTGGAGATAGTTAGGGAGTATTTGAGATGA
- the hisG gene encoding ATP phosphoribosyltransferase, with amino-acid sequence MVKLALPKGKLQKDTAALLDKAGFGLDDYNERSRSYRLKSSRFPDMFIKVFRERDIPIQVAIGNYDLGICGLDWMGELMAKYPASDVIKLKDLGYGGFDLCAVAGRSSGVTSARQLNGCFDKVRIVSEYQNIAEAFALKYRLRRFSILPILGAGEVYPPESADVAIIPKMTARKLASFGLTPIADIITCGACLIANKRTLSRINFSDILTSLQPFIGDVPVAEEMRIEEKPAGKGAMPCVESSDGDVRLALPDGHLMKTTAELLSRTALGIEGYSDDAPAHRPTVDIPGVSIKMIRPQDMPLQVANGNFDLAITGEDWLSDHLYRFPSSPARKVLKLGFAKVKIVAVVGPGFPADSIGDLRDMVRSGELRSVRVASEYVNLADKYARDNRLGGCRVIPTWGASEAFLPEDADLLIENTETGATLRKNNLNIIDTVCESTSCIIGNSDALSDPRKKERIGRLVKAIEDAIK; translated from the coding sequence GTGGTGAAGCTGGCTCTGCCCAAGGGAAAGCTGCAGAAGGATACCGCCGCATTGCTTGATAAGGCGGGCTTCGGCCTCGATGACTACAACGAGCGCTCCCGCTCCTATCGATTGAAATCATCCCGCTTCCCCGACATGTTTATCAAGGTCTTCCGCGAGCGCGACATCCCCATCCAGGTGGCCATCGGCAACTACGATCTCGGCATCTGTGGCCTGGACTGGATGGGCGAGCTCATGGCCAAGTATCCCGCCAGCGATGTGATTAAGCTCAAAGATTTAGGCTATGGCGGGTTCGACCTGTGCGCCGTGGCGGGCAGGAGCAGCGGCGTTACGTCGGCAAGGCAGCTGAACGGCTGTTTCGATAAGGTGCGCATCGTCAGCGAGTACCAGAACATCGCCGAGGCCTTCGCGCTGAAATACAGGCTCAGGCGCTTCAGCATACTGCCGATACTGGGCGCCGGAGAGGTCTATCCCCCGGAGAGCGCCGACGTTGCTATCATCCCCAAAATGACTGCCAGGAAGCTGGCCTCCTTCGGCCTCACGCCTATAGCCGATATCATCACCTGCGGCGCATGCCTTATAGCCAACAAGAGGACGCTGAGCCGTATCAATTTCAGCGATATACTGACGAGCCTTCAACCTTTCATCGGCGATGTCCCGGTTGCGGAGGAGATGCGGATCGAGGAGAAGCCGGCCGGGAAGGGCGCTATGCCGTGTGTCGAATCGTCCGACGGCGACGTTCGACTTGCATTGCCCGACGGCCACCTTATGAAGACCACCGCCGAGCTTTTGAGCCGCACCGCCTTGGGCATTGAGGGCTACAGCGACGATGCGCCGGCGCACCGTCCCACCGTCGACATCCCCGGCGTTTCTATAAAGATGATACGCCCGCAGGACATGCCGCTGCAGGTGGCCAACGGCAACTTCGACCTGGCAATAACGGGCGAGGACTGGCTCAGCGACCACCTCTACCGTTTCCCGTCGAGCCCGGCGCGCAAGGTGCTCAAGCTGGGTTTCGCCAAGGTGAAGATCGTGGCCGTGGTCGGCCCCGGTTTCCCGGCCGACAGCATCGGCGACCTGCGCGATATGGTGCGCAGCGGAGAGTTGAGGTCGGTGCGAGTGGCATCGGAGTACGTCAACCTGGCCGACAAGTACGCGCGCGACAACCGCCTGGGTGGGTGCAGGGTAATCCCGACCTGGGGCGCCAGCGAGGCCTTCCTGCCCGAGGACGCCGACCTGCTCATCGAGAATACGGAGACCGGCGCGACTTTGCGCAAGAACAATCTCAATATCATCGATACCGTATGCGAATCCACATCGTGTATTATCGGCAATAGCGATGCGCTTTCCGACCCGCGCAAGAAGGAGCGCATCGGCCGTCTGGTCAAGGCTATCGAGGACGCTATAAAATAG
- a CDS encoding HisS family protein, translated as MKVPRCKGMRDILPEDMAKFRHIEDVFRNSTSRWGYDEVRTPTLEYLHLFTATGTLTPGMLGRVYTFLDWDGWSGERVVLRPDGTIPIARMCVENDKSKGKDGIARYAYVGNVFSFEGTGKENREQWQCGVELIGGGGTLADIELVLLASEVVEALGIGTIEVGLSHAGLIKALIAELGLGDEEQAKIFDQVLEGNIKALGEVKTKDKELKKALNILLDIKGDSAGYLENISAIAGKSLAGLKPSLNDFIDVAGLLTSAGCRYHIDISSGRGFEYYTGAIFQFYVSGQKVGGGGRYDDLMSLVGGPHMPASGFALYVDKLMDMLKLDRRAGDRILLNLGMAGDEEVPACLKLAQALRKSGIIVAFELKGKNADDFRWMVNPSGKGRFKLVDRSTLKQIEVSSESDIKKALEGAW; from the coding sequence ATGAAGGTGCCGCGATGCAAGGGGATGCGCGATATATTGCCGGAGGACATGGCCAAGTTCCGGCATATCGAGGACGTGTTCCGCAATTCTACCTCGCGATGGGGCTATGACGAGGTCAGGACCCCCACGCTGGAGTACCTGCACCTGTTCACCGCCACCGGCACGCTGACCCCGGGCATGCTGGGCCGGGTATACACGTTCCTTGACTGGGACGGCTGGAGCGGCGAGCGCGTCGTGCTGCGCCCGGACGGCACCATACCCATCGCCAGGATGTGCGTGGAGAATGACAAGAGCAAGGGCAAGGACGGCATCGCGCGATACGCATACGTGGGCAATGTGTTCTCGTTCGAGGGCACGGGCAAGGAGAACCGGGAGCAGTGGCAGTGCGGGGTGGAGCTGATAGGGGGCGGGGGGACGCTGGCCGATATCGAGCTTGTGCTGCTGGCGTCCGAGGTCGTCGAGGCCCTCGGCATCGGGACGATTGAGGTCGGTTTGTCTCACGCCGGGCTCATCAAGGCGCTCATAGCTGAGCTGGGACTGGGCGACGAGGAGCAGGCAAAGATATTCGACCAGGTGCTGGAGGGCAATATAAAGGCGCTGGGAGAGGTCAAGACAAAGGATAAAGAGCTGAAAAAGGCTTTGAACATACTGCTGGATATAAAGGGAGACTCGGCGGGATATCTGGAGAACATCAGCGCCATAGCCGGCAAATCGCTGGCCGGGCTCAAGCCGAGCCTGAACGATTTCATAGACGTTGCCGGGCTGCTTACTTCTGCGGGGTGCAGATATCATATCGATATATCATCCGGCAGGGGGTTTGAATACTATACCGGAGCCATATTCCAGTTCTACGTATCGGGGCAGAAGGTCGGCGGCGGCGGCAGGTACGATGACCTGATGTCGCTGGTGGGCGGGCCGCACATGCCGGCATCGGGATTCGCTTTATATGTCGATAAGCTGATGGATATGCTCAAGCTCGATCGGAGAGCAGGCGACAGGATACTTCTCAACCTGGGCATGGCCGGGGACGAGGAGGTGCCCGCCTGTCTCAAGCTGGCACAGGCGCTGCGGAAATCGGGCATCATCGTCGCATTTGAGCTGAAGGGAAAGAACGCCGACGACTTCAGGTGGATGGTCAACCCGTCGGGAAAGGGGCGCTTCAAGCTGGTCGACAGGAGCACGCTGAAGCAGATCGAAGTATCGTCGGAATCCGATATAAAGAAGGCTTTGGAGGGCGCGTGGTGA
- a CDS encoding zinc ribbon domain-containing protein, protein MLRCSKCGHKIEIEAKYCPKCGGNLEANDVEQIQPKTSSIENKSAEPLSTVKWGSRKSRTRLVEVIVLVVLVFIAVGIFWGQGLSCSQTPENVQICENIAKDYYNTHQYIANDVFDCDNMAQDVWDMIVAQGINAQIAVGNVNKDISSIGDANHAWVLAEVEPNQWLAIECTGGYVVYDNALYYQGWFFDNPKDLRDFESLYEQYQEQLIVTQAAMDNYNALVYQYNHSNYFTQLALQSGLDQAYQQYLYESQELQRLNDELMATFAD, encoded by the coding sequence TTGCTGCGTTGTTCTAAATGTGGCCATAAAATAGAAATTGAAGCAAAGTACTGTCCGAAGTGTGGCGGGAACCTTGAGGCGAATGATGTTGAGCAGATACAGCCGAAGACAAGTAGTATTGAAAATAAGAGTGCTGAACCTTTGAGTACCGTTAAATGGGGCAGTAGAAAATCCAGGACAAGACTAGTAGAAGTCATCGTCCTTGTCGTCTTAGTTTTTATCGCTGTTGGGATTTTTTGGGGACAAGGATTATCATGTTCTCAAACACCAGAAAACGTACAAATATGTGAGAACATAGCTAAGGATTACTATAATACTCATCAATACATAGCTAATGACGTGTTTGACTGCGATAACATGGCACAGGACGTATGGGATATGATAGTGGCTCAAGGGATTAATGCGCAGATAGCAGTCGGAAATGTGAATAAAGATATAAGCTCCATTGGTGACGCTAACCATGCATGGGTATTAGCCGAAGTAGAACCTAATCAGTGGTTAGCCATTGAATGTACAGGGGGCTATGTTGTTTATGATAATGCCCTTTATTATCAAGGATGGTTTTTCGATAATCCGAAGGACTTGAGAGATTTTGAAAGCCTTTATGAACAATATCAAGAACAATTGATAGTAACGCAAGCCGCCATGGATAATTATAATGCTTTAGTATATCAATACAATCACAGTAATTATTTTACTCAACTGGCTCTACAAAGTGGCCTCGACCAAGCGTACCAACAGTATCTGTATGAATCGCAAGAATTGCAGAGACTGAACGATGAATTAATGGCCACTTTTGCAGACTGA
- a CDS encoding DUF2085 domain-containing protein, whose translation MHYYLGHLAGYVVFAEWAKEKRERFVFVLHVEKNFKGDYSPLRKVLGTVGDWLGCHQLPERSFFYKGVQFPLCARCTGVLIGQTIMLVISFTGIFIPFWAGFLLLSPMGIDWSLQYFAAKESTNMRRLISGFLGGCGYIAILAKLAMAIINRY comes from the coding sequence GTGCACTACTATTTGGGCCATTTGGCTGGCTATGTGGTCTTTGCGGAATGGGCAAAGGAAAAACGAGAACGGTTCGTGTTTGTGCTGCATGTGGAAAAAAATTTTAAGGGCGATTACAGTCCTCTCCGCAAAGTACTTGGTACTGTAGGAGATTGGCTGGGTTGCCATCAGCTTCCAGAGCGAAGCTTCTTCTACAAAGGGGTGCAGTTTCCCTTATGTGCTCGTTGTACTGGTGTGCTTATTGGCCAGACCATAATGTTAGTAATCTCATTCACCGGGATATTCATTCCTTTTTGGGCCGGATTTTTACTTTTGTCCCCGATGGGTATTGACTGGTCACTGCAGTATTTTGCTGCCAAAGAGTCGACAAATATGAGGAGGCTCATTAGCGGATTTCTAGGTGGGTGTGGATATATTGCAATACTTGCAAAACTAGCAATGGCCATTATTAATCGTTACTAA